The nucleotide window TGGCCGACGTGATCGCCGACCAGGATCCCGCCGACGACGTCGTTCGATCGCCGATGAATCAGGATCCGCTGGTGCTCCTCCCGCTCGATCAGCGCAAACGCGTCGTCGAAGAACTGAACGAGCGCCTCGATGCGCCCTACACGATCCAGAACGAGCAGTCGCTCGACCCCGCGAGCGAGTTCTACATGGACTCCCTGCTTGGCTACTACGACGACGACCTCCAGCAGGTGCTCGAAAACCACGTCGAGGTGATGCGGCTCACCGCCGACGAGAACAAGCGTCAGGCGATCGAGACCTTTGAGCCGAAGGACAAGAAAAATCAGGACGAGACCGAGCTGACGGGCGACGTCAACTACTCGAAGATCGCGGTCTACGGAGAGAGCGACCCGCGAGCCTTCGACTACTCGGGTGCGTTCTGTAACGCCAATCGGGGTATCTTCTCCGGCGAGGAGCTCCTCAAACTCCAGCGGGAGTTCCTCTACGACTTCCTCCACGCCACCCAGGAGATGACCATCAAACCGAAGAGCAACCCGCGGATGGACATCGATCAGGTGATCGTCGGGCGGACGAACATGCCCGAGTACAAGGAGAAGAAGGGCGACGAGAAGATGGAGGCGTTCAACGACCGAACGAAGCGGATCGACTTCCCTTACGTGCTCCAGTACGACGAGGAGGCGAACATCTACCGGAAGATGCTCGCGAACGCCGACGTGCCCGATATCCACGTCGAGCCCCACACCCTGGAGATGGCCGGTCTGTTCGGCGTGCTCACCCGGATCGAAGAACCCGACTCCGGGACTGTTGATCTCCTCCAGAAGGCCAAAGCCTACAACGGTGAGATCGACGAGGCCGAGGACATCGACGTCAAGAAATTGCGCGAGGAGGCGACCGACACCGCCGAGATCGGCGAGGGGATGGAGGGGGTGAGCCCGCGGTTCATCGGCGACGAGATATCCGAGGCGATCATGGACTCGATGCACCGTGAGAGGGGGTTCCTCTCGCCGTTGACGACGTTCAACCACCTGGAGGGCAACCTCGAAAACCACGGCTCGATCGCCGAGGACCTCTTCGACACCTACTACCGCTACCTCGAACTCGTCCGCGAGGAATATCGCGAGCGCGCCATCGAGGACGTCCGACACGCGCTGGCGTACGATCTCGACGAGATCCAGCGCCAGGGCGAGAAGTATATGGACCACGTGATGGCCTACATCGACGACGACACCGTCGAGGACGAGCTCACCGGGCGCGAACAGGGGCCCGACGAGACGTTCCTCCGTTCTGTGGAGGAGAAACTCGACGTGCCCGAAGACCGGAAGGACGACTTCCGTCAGGAGGTGTCGAACTGGGTGTCGCGTCGCGCTCGCGAGGGCGATACGTTCAACCCACAGGACAACGACCGTCTGCGGCGGGCCCTGGAGCGCAAGCTCTGGGAGGATAAGAAACACAACATCAACTTCTCGGCGCTGGTGTCGTCGGGGGAGATGGACGACGAGGAGCGCAGCGCGTGGATCGACGCGCTGATCGAACAGGGCTACACCCGTGGTGGGGCCAAGGAGGTGCTCGAATTCGCCGGTGCCGAAGTCGCCAAAACCGAACTGGAAGACGAGTGATGACTGACCGAGAGAGCGGCGAGAGCTACGTCACCGCGGCCGACCGCGCGCTCCAGGAGACCTACGAGGAGCCGATGAGCCTCGCCGAATACGTCGATGCGGCGCTCTCCCAGCCCCGGATCGCCGCCCACGCCGCGAAGTATCTCGTCGCCGCCATCGAGGCCGCCGGGACCAGAACCGTGATCGAGGAGGGCGAGGAGACCGAGCGCTACCGGTTCTTCGACGACCCACACAACGACGGTGAGCACGCGATCCTCGGCAACACCGCGGTGCTCAACGCGTTCGTCGACGATCTGCGCTCGATCGCCGCCGGCCGGGGGAAAGACGAGAAGATCATCTGGCTCGCCGGCCCCACGGCGACGGGCAAGTCCGAACTGAAGCGTTGTCTCATCAACGGGCTGCGCGAGTTCTCGAAGACCGACGCCGGTCGGCGCTACACCGTCGAGTGGAACGTCGCGGGCCTCGGCGAGTCGGCCGGGCTGACCTACGGCGGCGAGTACCGCGACGACGAGGACGACTGGTACGAGAGCCCCGTCCAATCACATCCGCTGACCGTCTTCCCGCCGGAGGTGCGTACGGAGATCGTCGAGGCACTCAACGAGCGCAGCGACGATCACGTCCCGATCACCGTCGAGGGACGTCTCGATCCGTTCTGCCGTGAAGCCTACGACTACCTCGAGGAGCGGTACCGCCGCGACGGGGTGCGGGACCTGTTCTCAGCCGTGACGGACAGGCGTCACCTCCGGGTAAAGAACTATGTCGTCGATGTCGGGCAGGGTATCGGCGTGCTCCATTCGGAGGACGACGGCTCGCCGAAGGAACGGCTCGTCGGCTCGTGGATGGCAGGAATGGTGCGCGAACTCGATTCGCG belongs to Halococcus qingdaonensis and includes:
- a CDS encoding PrkA family serine protein kinase; the protein is MSGDTNTLEALSEEYRASIPTDLRTARTFQWYLDELREEPAIARNAHQRVADMFDFYGSDYDEETGVVEYHLASEDPLGEGENTFYGREIHEAIHEFVNKAKSGARGLGPERRIKLLLGPVGSGKSDFDRQVRRYFEDYTMREDGRMYTFRWTNLADVIADQDPADDVVRSPMNQDPLVLLPLDQRKRVVEELNERLDAPYTIQNEQSLDPASEFYMDSLLGYYDDDLQQVLENHVEVMRLTADENKRQAIETFEPKDKKNQDETELTGDVNYSKIAVYGESDPRAFDYSGAFCNANRGIFSGEELLKLQREFLYDFLHATQEMTIKPKSNPRMDIDQVIVGRTNMPEYKEKKGDEKMEAFNDRTKRIDFPYVLQYDEEANIYRKMLANADVPDIHVEPHTLEMAGLFGVLTRIEEPDSGTVDLLQKAKAYNGEIDEAEDIDVKKLREEATDTAEIGEGMEGVSPRFIGDEISEAIMDSMHRERGFLSPLTTFNHLEGNLENHGSIAEDLFDTYYRYLELVREEYRERAIEDVRHALAYDLDEIQRQGEKYMDHVMAYIDDDTVEDELTGREQGPDETFLRSVEEKLDVPEDRKDDFRQEVSNWVSRRAREGDTFNPQDNDRLRRALERKLWEDKKHNINFSALVSSGEMDDEERSAWIDALIEQGYTRGGAKEVLEFAGAEVAKTELEDE